TGACAAGCGGGATCCCTCCGACAGGGATCAGTGGTTTGCCGGGAAGCCTGGTGCTGGCGTATCGTGCGGGTATCACTGCAAGGGTCTTCATCCCTCTAACCTCCTTCTCAGACAGCTTATGCAGTGTATGGCCGAATATCTCGGCTTTCTCAGCTGTCATTTTTTGGTTAGAGGCCAAGAATAATCCTCTTTTTTTAAATTGTCAAATATTTTTTGTGAACAAAAAGGACCGCATGAAGCGGTCCGGGAAAACTGTCTCAGGTAAAATAATCAGCGCATTTTACTGCTCAAGCTTGTATATGGTCCACCTCAGGGAGGCCGCTTTCCTCGCGAGCTTGAGGTCGCCCTTGAGATATAGTCCTTTGAACTGTATGTCCTCACCGGGACCGATCTCGGTCTCCTCGATGAACATGTCCCCTATCTCCTTCCTGTCCTCCCCAATAAAGCTGCAGGCGGCGGAAAATCTGACAGGCCCCTCCCCTTTGTTCACCAGGGTGATGTTTACTCCGTCAGATGTGACCTTCAGCCCCCTGTATTCGACAGGAGCCCCGTTCGGGATCTGCCCCTTGGAGCTGAATACCGCAAAGGCGGGCATTGCAAAGATCAATATCATGATCATCGACATGGCTATCTTTTTCACAATCAGGACTACCCCGCTTTCTTTTCTGATGCATAAATTTTATCATATCGGTCCTCTTACCAATGGTTTATATCAGCAAAAAAACCTGTATCACCATGTAAGAGTGTCGTATCATTAAAATCTAAAGGCGGCCTCCCAGTTGGGAAGCCGCCCCGGATAAAGCCTGGCGGAGAGCAGAGGATTCGAACCCCTGGGGCTGTGACACCCAACTGATTTCAAGTCAGTCACCATAGACCACTCGGACAGCTCTCCGGACAACGTTAATATTATAGCGGCCTTTTGATTTCAGGCAAGTCTAAATGAATTATTTTTCGGAGGAAAGCCATGTCAGAGAACAAAATGTCTTTTCGGGTCACAGGCATGACCTGCACAACATGCTCAAAAATAGTTGAAAGGGCGCTCTCAAAGGTAGAGGGAGTGACCTATGCATCCGTCAACCTGGCAACGGAGAGCGTCTTTGTAGCTGCTGACGACTCCGTAACATTTGAGATCCTTGAAGCTGCTGTTGAAAAAAGCGGCTACAAAATACTGAAAGAGGCACCTGCGGACATAGACGACATAAAGTACCGCGAGGCAAGGAAGGACCTCTTCTTCATCCTTCTCATAGGCATCCCGATGTCGGTGCTGATGTTCATGCACATGGTGATGGGCATACACTACCACTGGTACGGGATGATGGAAGCCGTCGCAGGTAGCATCGCTATATTCTGGGGCGGCCGAAAGACCCTCCGCGGCGCATGGATAGCTCTGGCGCACGCCCACACAAACATGGACACCCTGATCGCCATAAGTGCCGTCGCATCATGGGTCACGGCTCTGATGAACCTGGCAGGACTCGACATACCCTCCTTCGGGACTATCGGCGTGATGATCCTGATGCTGCACCTGACCGGAAGGTATATCGAATCCCATCTGCGGGACAGGGCCGCAAAACAGGTCAAGGCACTCATGACCCTGCAGCCGCGCGAGGCCAGAGTGGTCTCGGACGGAAATACTCTGATGGTACCTATAGAAGCCGTAAAACCGGAGACGATGATCCAGGTCAACCCCGGCGAGAGGATCCCCCTCGACGGTGTAGTCGTGGATGGACTCTCGGGCGTTGACGAATCCCTCCTGACAGGGGAGTCCCAGCCCGTTGCGAAGGACACCGGCTCAGACGTCACAGGGGGGGCGATGAACCTTTCGGGAGTGCTGCTGATAAGGACGACAAAGGTCGGCGAGGACACTTTCCTCTCAAAGATGCTCGACCTCGTAAGGGAAGCACAGGGGAGCAAGGTGCCCCTTCAGGATCTTGCCGACAGGATGACGCTAAAGTTTGTCCCTGCCGTTATTTCACTTGCCGTGATCAGCGCACTCGTCTGGTACTTCTTTTTTGAGAGCCTTTCACTTTATGTCGCGCCTCTGGCTGCATATCTTCCCTGGCCTACCGCATTCGGTTCGCCGGTATCGGCGGCCGCATATTCGTTCGTTGCGACCCTGGTCATAGCATGTCCCTGTGCACTTGGACTGGCGACTCCGCTTGCACTTGTAGTCAGTACGGGCGAGGCCTCGAAAAACGGCCTTCTGATAAGGAATGCCGAGGCAATACAGACACTGCATGAAGTCGATCATGCGATCCTCGACAAGACCGGTACACTTACTATGGGTGAACCCGAGGTCCTTGAGTGGGAGCTTGCAGAAGATGCCATTCCCTTTGTCTGCGCCCTTGAGTCAAATTCCGGTCACCCTGTGGCCAAAGCTGTAGTAAGCAGGCTAGGCGCCCGGGAGTGCGAAAAACCTGAAAGCGCAGAAGAAGTGCCGGGTGAGGGTGTCACCGGAAGGTGGGGTGATAACAAGTGGTTCGTAGGAAGGCCCCTGAACAGGTCGAGATGGACCGCGAAGTCGGCACTTGCCAGGACTATCGTCGAAGTCAGGAAAAACGGAGATCCTATAGGCTTTTTTGCAATATCCGACCCGATAAGGAATGACT
The genomic region above belongs to Synergistaceae bacterium DZ-S4 and contains:
- a CDS encoding cation-translocating P-type ATPase translates to MSENKMSFRVTGMTCTTCSKIVERALSKVEGVTYASVNLATESVFVAADDSVTFEILEAAVEKSGYKILKEAPADIDDIKYREARKDLFFILLIGIPMSVLMFMHMVMGIHYHWYGMMEAVAGSIAIFWGGRKTLRGAWIALAHAHTNMDTLIAISAVASWVTALMNLAGLDIPSFGTIGVMILMLHLTGRYIESHLRDRAAKQVKALMTLQPREARVVSDGNTLMVPIEAVKPETMIQVNPGERIPLDGVVVDGLSGVDESLLTGESQPVAKDTGSDVTGGAMNLSGVLLIRTTKVGEDTFLSKMLDLVREAQGSKVPLQDLADRMTLKFVPAVISLAVISALVWYFFFESLSLYVAPLAAYLPWPTAFGSPVSAAAYSFVATLVIACPCALGLATPLALVVSTGEASKNGLLIRNAEAIQTLHEVDHAILDKTGTLTMGEPEVLEWELAEDAIPFVCALESNSGHPVAKAVVSRLGARECEKPESAEEVPGEGVTGRWGDNKWFVGRPLNRSRWTAKSALARTIVEVRKNGDPIGFFAISDPIRNDSKEAVSELARLGITTMMATGDGMEAALEIAGQAGIENVRWEVRPEDKLSIVRETQSRGKKVLMAGDGINDAAALKGAHVGVAMGGGMDLAVDSADIVILKGGISKIVSAVKISDKTWQVIRQNLFGAFFYNIIAIPLAMLGLLHPLAAELAMAASSITVILNSLRISGSAEK